The following proteins are co-located in the Tripterygium wilfordii isolate XIE 37 chromosome 2, ASM1340144v1, whole genome shotgun sequence genome:
- the LOC120016801 gene encoding copper transporter 1-like, which translates to MDGMHDHGMGDMGMGMDMEMSHMTFFWGKNAEVLFHGWPGHSSGMYALSLIVVFVLAIIVEWFSHCQLIKAGTNHVAAGLVKNVMHTLRVGVSLLLMLAIMSFNVGVFLAAVVGHTVGFLLFGSGIFKKSDAATPHKTSHSDLSPMTC; encoded by the coding sequence ATGGATGGAATGCATGATCATGGTATGGGTGATATGGGTATGGGTATGGATATGGAGATGAGTCACATGACCTTCTTTTGGGGGAAGAATGCAGAGGTACTGTTCCATGGATGGCCTGGACACAGTTCTGGCATGTACGCGCTGTCCTTGATAGTGGTCTTTGTTTTGGCTATTATTGTTGAGTGGTTCTCTCACTGCCAGTTAATTAAGGCCGGTACAAACCATGTCGCGGCCGGGCTGGTTAAGAATGTTATGCATACTTTGAGGGTTGGTGTTTCTCTGTTGCTGATGTTGGCTATCATGTCTTTCAATGTTGGTGTGTTCTTAGCCGCCGTGGTCGGTCATACTGTGGGCTTCTTGCTTTTTGGGAGTGGGATTTTCAAGAAATCCGACGCTGCTACTCCTCACAAAACTTCTCATTCTGATCTCTCTCCAATGACTTGTTGA